CACTTTTACCAACTGGTCAGAAGCTACTTGAACAGGTTTCAACGCTACCTCCTTATTTCCTAGTGTAAAATTAGGTAATATAAACTGTAAGTAGACAGACCCGTTTACAGCTAGGGCACTACCATATGCATAACTAAATACAAAAGAGCCTCCTAACTGTCTAATGTGGTGCTCTGGGGTCATTGCGATAAGATACTGACTTTCATAGTCTATATATGGGAATGTTAATTTTGGCATAAGGGCACTCTCCTTTACAATATATTGAAAAACTGATATACTATAGAAAACAATTATTAATACGGTGGTGATACAGCTTATGACAAACATTTTAACTATTGGCGAAAAAGTAAAGAAATTAAGAAGTAGATATAATTTGAATCAAGATGATATTGTAGGTACTGCACTAACACGTAATTTAATATCCCAAATTGAACACGGTAAGGCGAACCTAACCAGAAGTACCGCGGAACTAATAATAAGAAATACAAAAAGTAAACTAGAAAAAAGGGGGATTCCCCTTGATACTGAAATTAACGTGGAGTACCTACTTGAAGACGAAACAGCACAGGCAAAGAAGCTTATTGAAAAACATATAGATGACCTTAAAGACGCAAGTTTTTTTAAAGATAACAGATTTACTACCCTGCTAAAGTCCGTTGAGGATATGGTGATTCAATGGGACTTCCCCGAACTTAAGATTAAAATATGTGAAGTTGCCGGGGAATACTATACGAATAATAACGAATTTTACAGAGCTTCTATATACTATGAGAATATACGCTACTTGGTAAACAGCAAAGAAACCCTACCGAAATTAATCCCCGCATTACGTAAATTATCCCTTGTGTACTACTATATGGGCAGATTTAATGAAGGAATATACGTGTGTAAATATGCCTTGGATAGATTTCCGAATATGGAAGAAAAATATAAACAGATATTTACCTTTAATATGGCTTTGTATTATAATGAGTTAGGGCAGTATACAGAGGCTTTGGCTGTCTTGGATACGATAAAGGTAACTGACAAACAAAAACAGGACGAAGTACAACTACTAAAAGCTTCATGCTTACACGCTACTGGACGTTACGCAATGGCTGTTGATATTAATAGGCAGTTATTAAGGACAGTACGTGCAGATGATATAAGCAATAAGTGCCTATATTACGGTAACTTGGCAGAAGGTTATATTATGCTTGGTCAAAAGGGCATGGCGGTTGACTGTATAGAACAGATAAAGCAGTTAATAGCCAAAGTTTCTAGCGACTGCGTTTTCTTACCTTCAATTTACTTTGAATTAGGCGTACTATGCAGACTGTTAGGCGAGGATCCGGTCAATATTATACACTACCTGCTAAAGGCACTGGAAACAGCCAAAACGTTCAAGTATCCGAATACAGTCAGTGACACATTGGTGGAATTTACAAAGGTTAAGGTGGAAGATAAGGGACTACCCGTTAACTTAAGAGATGAGTTGTTTCTGTTAAGCTACTGTTTGGGTAAAGTACCACAGACGGTCACAACTGCTATTATCGGGTGGTACGCTAGTCGTCACCAAGACAGCATTATACTAGAAATATGTCAGTTTATTAGTACAGGGGCGTCAGACAAGGGGGTGGAACAATGCATAAACACAGTAGGTTAAAGAAAGTATTATTTGCGGGGTTAGCAGTTATGGCGGTTATTTGTGTAGTAATTAGTGTCAAAAGTGGTCACTACACTACATTGGCTTTTTATCCCGGCAGACCTTGGTAGGTTAACTAACGCTAGTACAAAAGGAGTACTGACAGTAAAACTGTTGGTGCTCTTTTGTTTTTGTCAATTTACGTTTTTAACTACCCCGTAAATGCAAGAGTAAACCCTGTGTACTGTTAGAGGGTCTGTTGGCTTCGTGTAAAATATGTTAGTTACTGTAAAATATTGTATACCCCACTTTATTACAATTTGCTGTTTACTTACCTTTTTAACAGTAATATAATAGGCTATGTCAAGTGTGTGGTACCGCTAACCCTCCGCAAACTGTCCCTAGCTGACCTTGTCCTCGGAAAACTTGTCCTTTGGAAAACTTTTTTGGTGACGGAAATATTAGGGGCATAAGTCGGCAGGTATTTACACCCCCTTCCACCGTTGGTAGGGTCTGACAATTTATATACTTTTTTTCTGTTCAGTTAAAAACCAATTTAACTGTTAACAAAAGTGTGTTGTTTCTGTAATACTTTTGACACTGACTTTTGGCACAGTCTTAACCGGCTTGTATTGGTAGGACAAACAGTGGTTCAATAGTACTACTTTATGACACACTTAACCAACACTTTTATACACAATCTACCCCACGTACAACGCCCTTAAGGTCTGCTATATCCACAGTAGCAGTTGTTAGGTCTACGAAGTTGGTTACTGCCGTATAGCGTAA
The Clostridium felsineum DSM 794 DNA segment above includes these coding regions:
- a CDS encoding helix-turn-helix domain-containing protein, translated to MTNILTIGEKVKKLRSRYNLNQDDIVGTALTRNLISQIEHGKANLTRSTAELIIRNTKSKLEKRGIPLDTEINVEYLLEDETAQAKKLIEKHIDDLKDASFFKDNRFTTLLKSVEDMVIQWDFPELKIKICEVAGEYYTNNNEFYRASIYYENIRYLVNSKETLPKLIPALRKLSLVYYYMGRFNEGIYVCKYALDRFPNMEEKYKQIFTFNMALYYNELGQYTEALAVLDTIKVTDKQKQDEVQLLKASCLHATGRYAMAVDINRQLLRTVRADDISNKCLYYGNLAEGYIMLGQKGMAVDCIEQIKQLIAKVSSDCVFLPSIYFELGVLCRLLGEDPVNIIHYLLKALETAKTFKYPNTVSDTLVEFTKVKVEDKGLPVNLRDELFLLSYCLGKVPQTVTTAIIGWYASRHQDSIILEICQFISTGASDKGVEQCINTVG